Genomic DNA from Leishmania donovani BPK282A1 complete genome, chromosome 32:
ttaCCGCCTCTTGACGCTTCCATTACTTCTCCACCCTGATCGCTacccgcaccgctgctgttgtcaGGTCATCCGCTTCACGTTGTGTATATCCTCTCTTTTATCTTCTCGGCTCAACAGCTTCTTGCGAACCTTGTCACCGCACCTTTTCCCTCGCCCAGGCCTCACATCTTCTActgcctgcctgtgtgtgtgtgcgtgtgccgtgtgcgtgcgccagGGAATCGGTCGAAGAGGCGTCGAAAGCGGTGTTGTTGCTGCCAAgcgcctcccttcctccttctccaAAAACGGCCGACAACGAGAAACTCTCATGTGGTGTGCGCCGCGACATTGCTGCTGTGTTGTTCCATAGAATTTGTACAGCGTAGGCACATTTTCCCTTTGAagttacacacacacacacacacacacacacacacacagcagcagcagcagcagcagcagcagcagcgattcGTCTACTCACCGACTTCCGCTGCCGACAGACATGCGAATGACGATCCTGCACTcgcgtcgcgctgccgtgcggtGCGCATGCATGCTTGTGCTTGTGCTTCTATGCGTAGCGCTGAGCTCGCGCGCATTTTTCGACTTTGGCGGCGGTCGTCGTGCCGACGCGCCGTCCGCAGAGGTGCACCATGCCCAGGAGGTGGACTACTacaaggtgctgcagctggaggaTAAGCGCGAGGAAGCGACAGAGAAGGACATCCGTCAGCAAttccgccgcctctctcgcctttaCCACCCCGACGTGgcgaagacggaggaggacaaggtCAAGTACAGTCAAGTTAACCGTGCGTACGAGGTGCTGTCCGACAAGCGGAAACGCAAGGTGTACGACATGCGCGGGGAGCGGGGCTTGGAGCAGCTCGAACACATAGACCGCTCCAAGGACACCCCTGGCGGTGGTATGAACCCCCTCGCCCGGCTCTTCGGCATGCGGGTGGACGATGGCCTGCGAGGGCCCGACATGGAGCTGGAAGCGAAGGTGGACCTCGCCAAGTTGTTCACTGGCGGGCAGGAGACACTCCAGGTCAACAAGCAAAAGGTATGCCACGCCTGCAAAGGCAGTGGTGCAGATACTAAGGCGGCTATTGTGCAGTGCCGGCAGTGCGGGGGCGagggcgtgctgcgccagcgcatccAGTTTGCCCCTGGCATGATCCAAGAGTTGCACCAGAAGTGCCCCAGCTGTGGCGGAGCAGGTCGGCGGCCGGAGCGGCTGTGTTCTGTGTGCCGAGGCAACAAAGTCTtgctcggcagcagcacagttACACTGGAGCTGGAGCCTGGCATGGAGGAGGGCCACGTGCTGAAGTTCgagatggaggcggaggagtcGCCGGACCGGCTGCCGGGGGATCTTCTCGTACACGTGCACACCCTCCCGCACCCCGTCTTCTCACGCCGCCGCAACCAGCTAGACTTGGACACGTCGCTGACGCTGACTCTTCAGGAGGCCCTCGTAGGTTTTGACCGCAACATCACACACCTAGACGGAGTGGAGCAGGTTCgggtgcagcgcctcgacACCGTCTCACCCTATGGCACCGTGCTTCGGCTCCCGGGAAAGGGAATGCCAAAGATGAATGTCGCCTCCGAGCGGGGTGACCTCTACGTCAGGCTGCAGTACGACATGCCCGCGCAGCTTACAGAGGAGCAGAGGAAGCTGGTGGAAATGCTTCTGTGAGGTGCCGCCCCGAATCGACTCTGTGATCGGCGGTGGAGGCTACTACGCATGATAGCAGCGCGTCGTCATGAAAGGCGGTCTTCGGTCATGTACCTCAGGGGCTGGAGCTTCCTCACGCGCACTGATATACGTGTCTTTGCAGGCCCTTGCGTACAAGGTGTGCACTTGTTTCCGCTGGGCAGACGACACACCCACGGAAGGTCGTGGATGAACGCGGTgctcgaggcggcggcggatcTCTCTCATCGTGGGCTCGCACTGGGAGTGCTTCCTATGGTGCTGCCTTGCGcgcgttttgtttttgtctTTTGTCTTTGCTGGCTCTGCTTTGCAAGagggcacacgcagacacagacacgcccGACTAATTTGTGTCCTTCACAGCTCTGCCCGAGACGCGCGCCGAGCCGCTCAAGGGGTCGTCTGCGAAGGTGATGCAACGCGCGAGCCGCGAAaccacccctctcccctctcccgccctcccATCCCCCCGGCACGTGCGGCTCGACTGCTGAAGCGCGCGCCTCGCTGAAACTCGTCGTTCTGGAGCACCTGTCTTGCACACGGAGTGCCCTGGATCGGCGCACCTTCGACCAACCTCTCAGCCGTGTCTCTATGTGAGGTATATGTCAGGGGTAGGGGGCAATGCACGTTGCGACGTCTTTCGTTAGCTTGTCTTTCATGGTAGCCgttcttctcttctccctaCTCATCTCTcccacctccgctgccgctggactTCTCATGCACGTCTCTATCTCGGCGTATGGGACACATGACGTGGCGtacctcccccctcccttccctctgcAGTTTCTACCATCTCGTAGcgacccctcccctcccctcccccttcactCACTCAGCGGACCCTTAGCCTTATTCCTTTCGcgtgccccctcctcttacTCCCTCCCGCTTTTCGTGGCGACGCTGAGTAGCCTAAGGTCGAACACCCACACTTTTCCCCActtcgcacacacaagcacacaccaGCATGTTCCGCAGGAACATAGCGCACCTGGCGTCCTACGACGTGACGGTGATCGGCGGTGGCCCTGGCGGGTACGTGGCAGCCATCAAGGCCGCCCAGCTCGGCCTCAAGACCGCCTGCATCGAGAAGCGCGGTGCTCTTGGCGGCACCTGCCTGAATGTCGGCTGCATCCCGTcaaaggcgctgctgcacgcgacGCACCTGTACCACGACGCCCACGCCAACTTTGCCCAGTATGGCCTGCGCGGCGGGGAGAACGTGACGATGGATGTGTCTGCGATGCAGGCgcagaaggcgaagggggTGAAGGCGCTGACGGGCGGCGTCGAGTACCTCTTCAAGAAGAACAAGGTCACGTACTACAAGGGCGAGGGCAGCTTCGTGAACCCCAACACGATCAAGGTGAAAGGTCTCGACGGCAAGGACGAGACGCTCGAGTCGAAGAAGACGATTGTGGCCACTGGGAGCGAGCCGACGGAGCTGCCGTTCCTGCCCTTCGACGAGAAGGTTGTGATGTCCTCCACCGGCGCCCTCGACCTTGACCACGTGCCCAAGAAGATGATCGtggttggcggcggcgtgatTGGGCTGGAGCTTGGTAGCGTGTGGGCCCGCCTCGGTGCTGAGGTGACCGTCGTGGAGTTTGCctctcgctgcgccgccaacACCGACGCCGACGTGTCCAAGGCGCTCACGGATGCGCTGGTGAAGCACGAAAAGATAAAAATTATGACCAACACAAAGGTCGTTAGCGGGACGAACAACGGTAGCAGCGTGACGATCGAGGTGGAGGACAAGGATGGAAAGCATCAGACGCTCGAGGCGGACGCGCTGCTATGCTCCGTGGGCCGCCGCCCGCACACGACTGGGCTGAACGCCGAGGCCATCAACCTCCAGATGGAGCGCGGCTTTATCTGCATCAACGACCACTTCGAGACGAACGTGCCAAACGTATACGCGATCGGCGATGTCGTGAACAAGGGCCCAATGCTAGCGCACAaggccgaggaggaaggcGTCGCGTGCGCGGAGATGCTGGCTGGCAAGCCCGGGCACGTGAACTACAACGTCATCCCCGGCGTCATCTACACCAACCCTGAGGTCGCGCAGGTGGGCGAGACGGAAGAGCaggtgaagaagaggggcATCGACTACAAGGTTGGCAAGTTCCCCTTCAGCGCCAACTCGCGCGCCAAGGCTGTCGGCACCGAGGATGGCTTCGTGAAGGTGGTGACGGACAAGAAGACGGACCGAATCCTTGGCGTTCAGATTGTGTGCACGGCTGCTGGCGAGATGATCGCGGAGCCGACGCTGGCGATGGAGTACGGCGCGAGCTCCGAGGACTTGGGCCGCACCTGCCACGCTCACCCAACAATGTCCGAggcggtgaaggaggcgTGCATGGCGTGTTTTGCGCAGACGATCAACTTCTAAGCGGGTAGGAAAtgtgtgcgcttgcgcgagtgagggaggcagaggtgcagggcggcgctggcggatGTGAGCACGCAGACTTGCACGTACAAACACACGCCGTTGAGCTCCTTTCGCGCCGTCGACTTTGCCttccaccacgaccacctACCAACTCTATCGCTCTCCAAAGAGCACACATAAACACACTCACATGCGTAGCGGTGTGTGCcgaggtggggtggtggcgaAAGAGGGCGCTTCACACAGACAACTTCTTCCAGGGATATGCACCTCGTAGGGCACTGAGCCAGCGGTACAAACTCGACACCTTGTTGTCGCTTGGAGAGGGTCGGAGTGCGATGGCCCCCAGGGAGTGGgcgagcgccgtcgccctctgTCTGCCGTGTGTCTCTGagcccccgccctcccttACCACCAAAAGTTTTGGCTTCCTCCCGGGGGTTTTCCTTTGTTTGACTTCCTTTACGTTTTCCGTCTGATTTTTTTATAttgctccttttttttttcgtgtgggctcgtgtgtgtgcgtgtgtgatgtATGTGgatgtgtgccgccgcctcatgtgtgtgcacgcacgtTGGCGAGCAAGTCTTCGCTCACCAAGAACAGGGAGGGGATACATCCAATCAACCCGAGTACGAAGAGGTACCCTACCAATGAAGATAGCCGGGTGGGGAGAGACGAAGCCGCTAGAGAAATAGTTGAGGCGATGTGGGAGCAGAGCGCAACGCACTCTGCCTGTCTCCCTTGATCCCGGTTCTCTGGATGCTATGCGcgtccgccccccccccctcttgcACAGTCACTCTCTCACTCTCCGCTGCCTTTTGTGGTATTTGGCCGTTTGGCCCTCTTTTGTGTCTGTCTGTTGCGTAGTAGTCTGGGTGCTGCAACGTCGAGatgcgtgtgtatgcatgcacgcctctctttctgtctgCGTGGCGTTTAAGATAGAGGTAGAGGGGGTAGGTGAAACGGGACGATgacagagaggcagagagcgtgaagaggagagagggatgcTGGCCCGAGGTAGCGAGTGTTGGTAGGTATATCTGAACGAGTGGGTGCGCGATGTGGAGAGTGTAATGCGACGCAACTTTAGTGTTTTATCGCAAACATGAATgcgaagggagagggagagcggggTGCGGTGCTCAACCACTGCCACCTCGATCAGCCTTTCTTCGCTTTATGGTGGGGATGGCTTTGGCACACGAGAGAGCAGTAAAACGAAGGAGAGGGGTGCCGAGAAGGTGTCGGACGTTTTAGATCTTAAGCATGACCGAAAAGGGTACAGCGGTTGTCATAGTCGCCCGCGTGGCTCTTTAGTGGATGTCccagcgtgtgtgcgagttTGCGCGTAGGGAGCGGGAtcttctctctgctctcgTCGTGTGCTGTGCACAGCAAGAAACACTGCTCtggcgcacgcactcgcacgcaTGGCGCttggccccccccccccccatgcTCTCCACTCCGCCGTCGATCCTTGCCCCATTCACACCTGAAACACAATCTCGACGCACCagcccctcgccctctctctgcttgcCCTTCCACCGAACGGACGTCATGCCAACAGGCGTCATGGTAGCTACAGTTTTGAAGCATCACTATCTAAAAGCAAGGAGAGCATAacagaaagcaaaaaaaaaggagtgCGCAGTTATGTGTGCTTCCGTGCCACGGCGCTCTTGGATGAGGTAGGGCAGTGCCACCTCAGCCCTGCGTGGGAGCGGCTGTATAAAACGACTTGTACTCCATCCCGAGTCGACGGATCGACcacgtgcgcacatgcgACTCTCCCCCCCCTGTGGTTGATCAGTTGCCCGTGTGGAGGGGAGGCAGCGCTGAGGCGTGGTCTCTGCAGATTCCTGGAGAGCCTGCCCCCACTCTCCCCATCCACACACCCGCGGGAGATGAGCAATAAGCGCAACAGCCACCATGCACATGACCATTGTGATACGCACTCTTCCACTTTCCTTCATCGAAACCTCAACCGATCGCCATACACACTCTCGACGCATCTCtactcccctccctccacgcACGACGCTCTCGTACCTACGCGCATATATCTCTTCACTTCACTGAGCTGCCCCTTCCACCCTCTTTCTTATCCTTCCTCATCCGATTCACAGATTGCTACGAGGCAGCACGGAAGTAAAGCACGCACCTCCTTCTCGCGCCAAAGTCTCACACCGTGATACTCTTGCCTTTCGCAGCTACTCGAACACTGCAAGCAGGGAGCGTGAGGTAAGAAGGCAACGAACGAAGTAAAGAGAAACTCGGCAACACTaccgcacacagacgcacccACGTACACACTCTCGCAAGCTTCAAGgccgagcgcgagcgcgcacacagaccaAGTAGGAGACACGTgtgcacagagagggagctggcggccgcctctTGCTTTTTTCGCGTTCTTTTGTCGGTTCCCTGCCGCCTTGTCTAATCGTGTGAAGTTGTCGGGAGTCCTTTGCtcacgtgtgcgtctgtcaGCGACTGCCTCCTACCCTGCCCTGCCTTGTCGCTTCCTCTCGCGCGCTCCGGTCGACGACCCCGCCTCGCATAagcttgttttcttttccggTGTGTTACGTCGTCTCTGTGACTGTGCGAGCGATTAGGCGCGTATCTGCTTCtgtcgtgtgtgtctgtgcataAAGCtggccaccccctccttcacTGCCTCTCCGtcacgcatacacacacgcgtggaAGTCCCGCGAACAACAGCGTTGCTCGCTGGCTCggttctctctcttcgcttcttcGTCTGCCCTGTTGACAGCTTAGATTcacacccctctcctctcttcatCACCTTTTAGATCCTTCATCAccatctcccctcccccctctccttctcctcaaACCCTCTCTGTACATACGTGTATACACGTATGTGTTGGAGCTCGCCGTTTCGGTTcatcttccctcttctctttgttgtttgcttCGTATTGTCTCTTGCCGTTTtccgttttcctttttttcgtttggtACTTTACACACCGCACGTTAgatccctcttctctctctcctgtgcACGTCGTCACCCTTCGCATTCTCCAGTACGCACGCGCCGACAGGcttcgctttttttcttcattttgtgcacgtgtgtgtgtgtgtgcagatTTCCAAGTAGAAGATCCCGTGGAGAGGGTGCACATAGGAGCCGCACGCTTGATTAGGGGAGTCCAAAAGAGGTGCTCGAGTTATCTGTCTGAGGTTTCATGACCGTAGTTGCCTTCCCCTTATCCCACCcacttcctcttcctcttcacTGTTCATTCGTGCCAGATACAGTACTTGATACACGCGCGGCGTGACATAGACAGAGAGACGGCAGCCCCTCTTCGCCCGACGCCTCACGCCACGACACCAGTTCTTGTATCCCTGCTTTGCCTGTGCTGACAGTCAACGCGTTTTCGTTTCGCCATTTGTTCTCttgtctgctgctgtgcgtgaGCGCGTGCGAGACAGCATGGCCGCCCTTCGTGAGGTGTCGAACCTCGCCAGCAACCTCGGCGCCGACATCAAGCAGCGTCAACAGAACTGCCGCGTTGACCCCAACAACAATGGCTTCTCCGGCGCCTCATTTCTTAATCAAGACAGCCTCCACCGAGGTTcacagcaggagcagcaacTTTCTCAGCGCTTGACGGCAGCAAGCAGCTTCTCTGCGGTGACGTCGCACTCCATGCACAGTTTGGTGGTGCGAAGGGGCGACAGCGAGTCTCACATCCACGCCCGACGCACAAACGTGATTGTGCCTCAGCGAACCAGTCGCGCCCTATCCGGCTCATGCGCAGACGCCCGTCATGCACAGGAGCCGACGTACTGCACGGATTTGATTGGCGACATCACCGACATGTTCGTGGAACGAGAGCggcaggcggtggcgcgcttCAACGAAGGAAACGCGAGCAATGAGCCAACGAACACGAGTACCCTGTACGCCTACTACGCGTCCCCGCGGTacctgcagcaccagcccGAAATCAACGAGAAAATGCGTATGATCCTCGTAGATTGGCTGATCGATGTGCACCTCAAGTTCAAGCTGCACGCAGAGACCATGTATCTTGCCGTCAACCTTATCGACCGCTATCTTTCCTGCGCCAACAACAAGGTAGACCGAGCCACGTTCGTaccacgcgcgcagctgcagcttgtcggcgtctgcgccatGCTTCTGGCGGCCAAGTACGAGGAGATCTGGCCACCAGAGGTGAAGGAGTGCGTGCACATCAGCGCCAACACATACACTCGCGAGGAGATTATCCAGATGGAGCGCGCCATCTGCACCGCGCTGTCGTTCCGGCTGACTGTTCCGACGCCCTTCCCGTTCGCCTCGCGCGCGTGGACGGTGCTGGAGGGAGACGACTTCCTCGGCATTGGCACGGACGAggagcagcgtcgccagTACTTCGCGATTGTGCGCCACGCCACAAGCTTCTTTATGGAGCATGCGCTACTGGACTACAAGTGTCTTCAGTTCACCCCGTCGCAGATTGCCCATGCGTCGGTGTTTCTGGCGTTGCTGATGCTGCGCACAAAGCTGGAGCTGCCCAAGACGCCCACCTTCCCTGTGTGGACGGATGCCCTGCGGTACTACACCAAGTCGGAGGTGCAAGAGTTCCGCGACTGCGCGGAGGTCATCCTAGATTATGTGAACTACGTTCCCACGACCAAGTATcaggcggtgcgccgcaAGTACAACAGCAGCCGCTACATGGAAATCTCCAAAATGCTGATGCCTAACGAGCTGCCGACACTGTGAGGAAGCGGAGGCAGCACGGCTGAGGCGCATTGACGCGGGCTTGGCGGCCTcgctgtgtctgtgcgtgcacggaAGTGAATGCTGTACGCATGTTCTTTTCACCCCTGACCCCCTTTGTtcgttggtgtgtgtgtgtgtgtgtgtcggtgggCAGCAATACGAAGGCCGCTGCGGTTAGATTATGTTAGATCCTCGCCTTTCCTGTAGCGATGTTCTCCTTTTAaaatctttttttttgtgtgtgggcgcgCATGCACTCTTTCGGACGCCAGCAAGATACCCCTCACATCCATCAGCGAGCAACGGTGTGTACGTTGTCGGGGCGTTgctttgcgtgtgtgcttgtctgctcagacttttttttttcgggtGCAGTGCCCCGTAgggccctccccctcctccctccgttCTCGGTGCTTGCCCCGAGCTTTTTTCTCTGTCGTGGCTGATGTCTTcggctcttctccctcttttgaTTTCTATGTCCTTGGCACGTAACACAGGGCTGCGCAGAACACGCGGACACACCTCAGATGGAAACGCGCTTGCACAAGTGCGTTCCCGGCGACGAAAACCAGACGCATGCCACACAAACAACGTACCTtaccctcccttcctccccctcgtcAGCCACATGTATATTGTGAGCGttttgtgtctctctctcgctcgtaTTACGGCTCTTTGTATCATGGGCCGCTGTCTCTGTGGCCGATGCGCGCACCAACACGCCGCACCCACTCACGTGGGCTCgtcgcctttttctttcgctttctttgTCTACCTTTGTTTCTCCCCACCTTCCTGTTGCGGTCTGTCGATGACCAGCGATGATGTGAGCGTGCATGCCCCTTCCGCGTTGCTCGTGAATGCCCATGCGCCGAAAAGACCAGACCGacccacaaacacacacacacacacacggagtGCCATACATACAGATGCCAGCGATCGCAGCGGGTTGCTCCTCTCCATGTATGTGCTTGAGATGTGTCCGCGTGCGAGCTGCACCCACGcccctgtgtgcgtgccggtgTGTGAGGGAGAACGGCCTTCAAcaacctttttttttgttttgtacTCGATGGCTCGTAGCTCAGAAACCGCCGTGTCTTCctcgaagaaaaaagaaagcaacGCGCTGCAAATCAACGCAGCGAGAGCCCATGAGGTACGTCCGTTACGACGCCAGATGCTCCAGCGGTGCGAGGGCGCGTGCGTCGGTGCGCGATGGCGGGGAGATGctgtgccggtgcagcgctgcactcAGCACGTTTCTTCTTTCTGTGCGTGCTCTGCGTCTCCCGCTCTACGGTGGCGGTTGCTGGGAGGGAAGCTTCTCTTGTTCTCTCGCTGGCCACTGAGGATCGCTTGAAGCACCCGAGGGGACTGTGAAGTGCCGTTTGTTTCTCCCTCACTTGtgaagagacggagagaggggcgccGGCGCGTCTGGCATGCAGCTCAAGTGTGTGCacgctccttctctcgcttcgTGTCGactcctctccctttcgGCGCATGCAGATGTGCGTCGAAGCGTGTTGCCTGGGCGCCGCTCCGCTCATGCCCATCCGGGCTCATGTGCGCCATCACTATCCCcctttttctccttttcctttccgtTTCCTTTGGGACACCTCTACACGCACTGTTTCTGTCTGGCGTGCTCTCGCACTCCACTGCACtgccacccctctctcttgtgctCTTCTCTTCTGGCGCTCTCGCCCCCTTTCTCGTTCTCCTGCTGCGGTCACAACGCACCGAACACGAAAAACAAAGGGGACAacagaagggagaggaagccATCGACACAGCCGAGGCATCAGCGCCTTTTGATACTTTCGCACTGttcggcggtggtgcgtaTCGACTTTTCTCTCACTCTActcacgtacacacgcaccgacatTCACCGGCGCGTCCAGCGGTTCTGCAGGATTGTACCTCTCTTCagctctgcctccctccctatctctctctctctcgcgcgcgctccaGCAGTGGAGCGTATTCTGCATTGGCATAGGCagggaaaacaaagagaaaaCATGGGGTTTCGCATGCTGCAAGACTTtatgcgcgtgcagcgctggGAGCGCTCGATCAGGAGGCGCGAGGATCACTCAGATGGAATTGTTGTACGCGGCATTCGTATGATCCCGTGGTCTGGGGTGGCCATGTTCTTCTTCATTATGGTTTTCTTCGGTTTCGACCTCGGTGCCGGCATCAAGCAGACAGCGCGGCAGAtcaaggaaaagaagaaggaTGCGCAGACGACGCTGGAGGTGCAGAAGATCCAGGCGCGGCAGTGGTCGGTGGAGCAGGTGAAGAACTTTAGGGAGGGTGAGATGCCGCAGCCTTCGTGGGAGAAGGGCGGTCCACGAGCGAGGTGAcgtggaagaggcggcgtggcggcggaggctAAATAGAAGGGCAGATGAGGTGCACTGTGTGCGGCTCACGTTGTCGGCGCTGCCTGccccccttcttcttcccCGGCAAAGTGGTATTCTTTCCGTAGTGTGCTGCCAttgcgctcctcctgctcGGTCTGCCACACCCTCGTCTTTCCTTTCCCGCCTGCAGGGCGacagtggggggggggtggaccggagacggagaagaggggggcgATTCAGCCACGCAGCATCCCGCCCTAAACAAGGCGCGACAAACTCCGTGTAGGCACTCTTtggacacacgcgcacgctcacaAGTCTATCCCTGACTGagcactcgcacacacgcacacacacacacacacactcggACAAAGACCCACATAGGCCCAACGGCgtgctggtggtgacagTAGCATGCTTCGGTGTCGAGTGCTTTTCATTGCTGTTTGGATGCACGGtgttgcggctgctgcctgtctctctcaGCACTTTACAGAGGGAAGCTCTTGTTCGTTTCCATTGCTGATATATTGAGCTACCTCGGCCGTGTGCAGCGCAGAGGCGCCTTAGCGtcccctctccgcctttCCGAAGCACACAATGCACCGCGGTGCCAGACGCAGGCGCTCATCGTGGTAGTGCGATGAGGCTTTTACTGTCTTGTTgtctgtttctttttcttcatgttgctgctgcccctcttccccctcttgTGCTCTTCGCGTTGTGCTCGCATCTTCTTTTCTCGAGGACTGCGTCGTCTGCCTCGTTGCGCGCCACGCCCTCGTGTACAAGTCCTTATCCTTCCTTGGTGTTCACCGCCCCATTCGCtggagcgcagctgcgtcagcagcgccacggttTCCCATCCCCTCGCCAGACATGCTCAACAAGGTCATCCAGGACATATACCACCTTCGGCGCGTGCACGCCGTGCTACCTGACGCGGTGCTGGGCGACACTCTCAAAAACAAGCTCCTGCGCCTTTCCTTGCAGCCCTCTCTGCAGGAGCTCAAGCATCGAGCCCAGCAGGCGTACGCCAGTGCCCATGAAGGCAATCAACTATGTTCTTTGCCCTCGGACAGCCGATGgggccacggcggcggcacgctgaGCTACTCCCCATACACCATCAACCCATCTGCTCTGTGCAATCTCTTAGACAGCCTAGCATACTTCCACTTGGGCAGCAGTGCCGTcgcgaaggaggcggtgcagctcgTGCAGCTCAGCGCGCCGTCCATGTCGGTTCCACAACTGTGCACCACACTggctgcgtgctgcgcgcttGGAGCGCAGACCGACATcacagcgacggcgctgccactgctgcgcacgGCATTGAACTCGTACACCGGGCCGTCATCCTTGGGGGATGatggggcggtggtggcgtcgTCAGCGGCCGGCTCGCATAAGTCCAACGAGGCAccgcttctcttctcgcAAGGTAACATCgttctgctgctgatggaggcgctgcagagggCTGGGGTTGAGGATGTGCAGGTGTGGCACCTGCTCGCGGAGCATTGCCTCCGCTACCTCGACTCCTTCGACGGCAGGCAGCTCTGCAACGTCATCGAGGCACTCTGTGCCGAGGG
This window encodes:
- a CDS encoding CYC2-like cyclin, putative, whose amino-acid sequence is MFVERERQAVARFNEGNASNEPTNTSTLYAYYASPRYLQHQPEINEKMRMILVDWLIDVHLKFKLHAETMYLAVNLIDRYLSCANNKVDRATFVPRAQLQLVGVCAMLLAAKYEEIWPPEVKECVHISANTYTREEIIQMERAICTALSFRLTVPTPFPFASRAWTVLEGDDFLGIGTDEEQRRQYFAIVRHATSFFMEHALLDYKCLQFTPSQIAHASVFLALLMLRTKLELPKTPTFPVWTDALRYYTKSEVQEFRDCAEVILDYVNYVPTTKYQAVRRKYNSSRYMEISKMLMPNELPTL
- a CDS encoding chaperone protein DNAj, putative; this translates as MTILHSRRAAVRCACMLVLVLLCVALSSRAFFDFGGGRRADAPSAEVHHAQEVDYYKVLQLEDKREEATEKDIRQQFRRLSRLYHPDVAKTEEDKVKYSQVNRAYEVLSDKRKRKVYDMRGERGLEQLEHIDRSKDTPGGGMNPLARLFGMRVDDGLRGPDMELEAKVDLAKLFTGGQETLQVNKQKVCHACKGSGADTKAAIVQCRQCGGEGVLRQRIQFAPGMIQELHQKCPSCGGAGRRPERLCSVCRGNKVLLGSSTVTLELEPGMEEGHVLKFEMEAEESPDRLPGDLLVHVHTLPHPVFSRRRNQLDLDTSLTLTLQEALVGFDRNITHLDGVEQVRVQRLDTVSPYGTVLRLPGKGMPKMNVASERGDLYVRLQYDMPAQLTEEQRKLVEMLL
- a CDS encoding dihydrolipoamide dehydrogenase, putative; translation: MFRRNIAHLASYDVTVIGGGPGGYVAAIKAAQLGLKTACIEKRGALGGTCLNVGCIPSKALLHATHLYHDAHANFAQYGLRGGENVTMDVSAMQAQKAKGVKALTGGVEYLFKKNKVTYYKGEGSFVNPNTIKVKGLDGKDETLESKKTIVATGSEPTELPFLPFDEKVVMSSTGALDLDHVPKKMIVVGGGVIGLELGSVWARLGAEVTVVEFASRCAANTDADVSKALTDALVKHEKIKIMTNTKVVSGTNNGSSVTIEVEDKDGKHQTLEADALLCSVGRRPHTTGLNAEAINLQMERGFICINDHFETNVPNVYAIGDVVNKGPMLAHKAEEEGVACAEMLAGKPGHVNYNVIPGVIYTNPEVAQVGETEEQVKKRGIDYKVGKFPFSANSRAKAVGTEDGFVKVVTDKKTDRILGVQIVCTAAGEMIAEPTLAMEYGASSEDLGRTCHAHPTMSEAVKEACMACFAQTINF